A single region of the Vicia villosa cultivar HV-30 ecotype Madison, WI linkage group LG4, Vvil1.0, whole genome shotgun sequence genome encodes:
- the LOC131598335 gene encoding uncharacterized protein LOC131598335: protein MKFMAQIQFPSHMSLASLVMVILFTTTSPIFATKDCNFPAIFNFGASNSDTGGLAAAFEAPGFPFGITYFNRSTGRYSDGRIILDFIAQNFGLPYLSAYLNSLGSNFTHGANFASFASTIKVPDSIIPHGKFSPFCFTVQCIQFKNFILKTKLIRDQGGVFSTLIPKEDYFSKALYTFDIGQNDLTAVILGNINIQQVNATIPDIVSKFIENIKIIYNLGARSFWIHNTGPIGCLPLILSSFPSSIKDGYGCAKLYNEVSQYFNLKLKEDLTQLRNDLPLAAITYVDTYSAKYSLFQNPKKYGFEFPLVACCGNGGKYNFNSRGSCGQVMNGTQKVIGSCLSPSTRIIWDGVHYTEAANKVIFDQISTGAFTDPPIPLNMSCYRNPTFMALFDFLSHIPLGSLIMVILCTNSVPIFAAKDCDFPAIFNFGASNADTGGYAAAFQALPLPYGETYFNRSTGRYSDGRIILDFIAQSFRLPYLSPYLNSLESNFTHGANFATAGSTIRILNSIFPKGIFSPFSLVIQYNQFKDFIPKTEFIRDQGGVFATLIPKKEYFSKALYTFDIGQNDLTAGFFANATIQQFNVTIPDIVNNFIENIKNIYNLGARSFWIHNTGPIGCLPLILANFPFAIKDRYGCAKQYNEVSQYFNLKLKEALAQLRRDLPLAAITYVDIYTPKLSLFQNPKKYGFELPLVACCGNGGKYNYDIRASCGKTININGTKTFVGSCERPSTRIIWDGTHYTEAANKIVFDQIATGTFTDPPIPLNMACYRNST from the exons ATGAAATTCATGGCACAAATTCAGTTTCCTAGTCACATGTCACTTGCGTCTTTGGTTATGGTTATTTTGTTTACAACTACTTCTCCAATATTTGCTACAAAGGATTGTAATTTTCCCGCCATCTTCAACTTTGGTGCTTCAAACTCGGATACAGGTGGTCTGGCGGCCGCCTTTGAAGCACCAGGGTTTCCATTtggaatcacttattttaatagATCAACCGGAAGATATTCGGATGGCCGAATCATTCTTGATTTCATAG CACAGAACTTCGGACTTCCATATCTCAGTGCATATCTTAATTCTTTGGGGTCCAACTTCACACATGGTGCAAactttgcatcatttgcatcaacAATCAAAGTTCCTGATAGTATTATACCTCACGGAAAATTTAGTCCTTTCTGCTTTACAGTTCAATGCATTCAGTTCAAAAACTTTATactcaaaacaaaactcattaGAGATCAAG gAGGTGTATTTTCAACGTTGATTCCTAAAGAAGATTATTTTTCAAAAGCCTTATACACATTTGATATTGGTCAAAATGATCTTACTGCTGTTATTCTTGGTAATATAAATATACAACAAGTCAATGCTACTATACCTGATATAGTAAGCAAATTCATTGAGAATATCAAA ATCATATACAATTTAGGGGCTAGGTCATTTTGGATACACAACACAGGACCAATTGGATGTCTTCCTTTAATTTTATCTAGTTTTCCATCCTCTATAAAAGATGGATATGGTTGTGCAAAGCTATACAATGAAGTATCTCAATATTTCAATTTAAAGTTGAAGGAAGATTTAACTCAACTTCGCAATGATCTCCCTCTTGCTGCAATCACATATGTAGATACTTACTCTGCTAAGTACTCTCTttttcaaaatccaaaaaaatatg GATTTGAGTTTCCACTTGTGGCATGTTGTGGCAATGGAGGAAAGTACAACTTTAATAGTCGTGGTAGCTGTGGACAAGTCATGAATGGTACACAAAAAGTTATAGGTTCATGTTTAAGCCCATCTACTAGAATCATATGGGATGGTGTCCATTACACAGAGGCAGCTAACAAAGTTATCTTTGATCAAATCTCTACCGGAGCTTTTACGGATCCTCCAATTCCTCTTAATATGTCATGTTACAGAAATCCCAC GTTCATGGCACTATTTGATTTTCTTAGTCACATCCCTCTTGGGTCTTTGATTATGGTTATTTTATGTACAAATAGTGTTCCAATATTTGCCGCAAAGGATTGTGATTTTCCTGCAATCTTCAACTTTGGTGCTTCAAACGCTGATACGGGTGGTTATGCTGCTGCCTTTCAAGCACTGCCGTTGCCATATGGAGAGACTTATTTTAATAGATCAACCGGAAGATATTCGGATGGTCGAATCATTCTTGATTTTatag CACAAAGCTTTCGACTTCCCTATCTAAGTCCATATCTAAATTCGCTCGAGTCCAACTTCACACACGGTGCAAACTTTGCAACAGCAGGATCAACAATCAGAATTCTTAATAGTATTTTTCCTAAAGGAATATTTAGTCCATTTTCCCTTGTaattcaatacaatcaattcaAAGACTTTATACCCAAAACAGAATTCATCAGGGATCAAG GAGGTGTATTTGCAACGTTGATTcccaaaaaagaatatttttccaAAGCCTTATACACATTTGATATTGGTCAAAACGATTTGACGGCTGGATTTTTTGCTAATGCGACTATACAACAATTCAATGTTACTATACCTGATATAGTAAACAACTTCATAGAGAATATCAAG AACATATACAATTTAGGAGCTAGATCGTTTTGGATACACAACACTGGACCAATTGGTTGTCTTCCTTTAATTTTGGCTAATTTTCCATTTGCTATAAAAGATAGATATGGTTGTGCAAAGCAATACAATGAAGTATCTCAGTATTTCAATTTAAAGTTGAAGGAAGCCTTAGCCCAACTTCGCAGGGATCTTCCTCTTGCTGCAATCACATATGTAGATATCTACACTCCCAAACTatctctttttcaaaatccaaaaaaatatg GGTTTGAGCTTCCACTTGTGGCATGTTGTGGCAATGGAGGAAAGTATAACTATGACATTCGTGCTAGTTGTGGAAAAACCATAAACATTAATGGTACAAAAACATTTGTTGGTTCATGTGAAAGACCATCTACTAGAATCATATGGGATGGTACCCATTACACGGAGGCAGCTAACAAAATTGTATTTGATCAAATTGCTACTGGAACTTTCACAGATCCTCCCATTCCCTTAAATATGGCATGCTACAGAAACTCCACTTGA
- the LOC131595993 gene encoding uncharacterized protein At4g08330, chloroplastic, translating to MDKSMSNGDSQFNRTFSSYSSASQRDVRYSCGSCGYELNLSSSNRNTTSIGSKYGKSIKRGIISFFNIDDNRFTQVDEIQCVPHFHKHSWGLFRRRTKLLCRKCGNHIGNAYNGFTSSLPLVSDGAESSPSSKAAGSVKYDIRIRSLQPSSSGESGFPVLA from the exons ATGGATAAATCTATGTCCAATGGAGATAGCCAATTTAACCGAACATTCTCTTCTTATTCTTCCGCTTCACAGAGGGATGTTCGTTACAG CTGTGGCTCTTGTGGTTATGAGCTGAACCTATCCTCCTCAAACCGGAACACCACATCCATTGGATCAAAATACGGGAAGTCCATAAAGCGAGGCATCATATCATTCTTCAATATTGACGATAACAGATTTACCCAAGTTGATGAGATACAATGTGTGCCTCATTTTCATAAACATTCATGGGGCTTATTCCGTCGAAGAACTAAGCTTCTCTGTCGAAAATGTGGCAACCATATTGGAAATGCATACAATGGTTTCACTTCCTCCTTACCACTCGTGTCAGACGGAGCAGAATCATCCCCTAGCTCCAAAGCGGCCGGGAGTGTGAAATACGACATCCGCATTCGGTCATTACAACCTTCATCTTCCGGAGAATCTGGATTCCCTGTATTAGCTTGA